In Bradyrhizobium erythrophlei, a single genomic region encodes these proteins:
- a CDS encoding Bug family tripartite tricarboxylate transporter substrate binding protein, whose product MKCLRVLVALCVVFFGFGSASAIAESYPNRTVTIVVPYPAGGSVDGVARIVAQKLTESLGQSFIVENRAGGVGGIVGASYVARANPDGYTLMLTASIHVVTPFLHKTVPYDVVADFTPITLVASGPLLVSTTPTVPAKTLGEFFDLVRKNPEKYTFATSSFGSAGHLAIELLKRDAGVKTLVVAYKGGGPALTDLMSGTVQLIADPMVSSLPLAKAGNIKALAITSLKRIAIAPEIPTVAESGMKALDFASWYGIWAPKGLPADLVTKIQTEVTKIAERPDVKEQFALLGFEPIGSTPDYFANYIGEEMTKYERIIKDANIQAE is encoded by the coding sequence ATGAAGTGTTTGCGTGTCCTGGTGGCGCTGTGCGTCGTTTTTTTCGGATTCGGATCGGCGTCGGCCATCGCGGAGAGCTATCCAAACCGTACGGTCACGATTGTCGTACCGTATCCCGCCGGTGGCTCTGTCGATGGCGTGGCGCGTATCGTCGCGCAGAAGCTGACGGAATCGTTGGGCCAAAGCTTCATCGTCGAAAATCGCGCCGGTGGCGTCGGCGGCATCGTCGGCGCAAGCTACGTGGCCAGGGCCAATCCCGACGGTTACACCTTGATGCTGACAGCTTCGATCCACGTGGTGACGCCGTTTCTGCACAAGACGGTGCCCTATGATGTCGTTGCGGATTTTACGCCGATCACGCTCGTTGCCTCTGGACCGCTTCTCGTCAGCACAACGCCGACGGTACCCGCGAAGACACTCGGGGAGTTCTTCGATCTGGTACGCAAGAATCCGGAAAAATATACGTTCGCGACCTCGAGTTTCGGTTCGGCCGGCCATCTGGCGATCGAATTGCTCAAGCGCGATGCCGGCGTCAAGACCCTGGTTGTCGCTTACAAGGGTGGGGGGCCCGCACTGACTGATCTGATGAGTGGCACGGTGCAGCTAATTGCCGACCCCATGGTGTCTTCGTTGCCGTTGGCGAAGGCCGGAAATATCAAGGCGCTCGCTATCACGAGCCTGAAGCGCATCGCCATCGCACCCGAAATTCCGACCGTCGCCGAATCCGGCATGAAGGCTCTCGATTTTGCCTCCTGGTACGGGATTTGGGCGCCGAAGGGACTGCCGGCGGATCTCGTGACGAAGATCCAGACCGAAGTCACCAAGATCGCGGAGCGTCCGGACGTCAAGGAACAGTTTGCGCTGCTCGGCTTTGAGCCAATCGGCTCGACCCCGGATTATTTCGCGAATTATATCGGAGAAGAGATGACGAAATACGAGCGGATCATCAAGGACGCAAATATCCAGGCCGAATGA
- a CDS encoding SDR family oxidoreductase produces the protein MDLDIRGRKALLSGASRGLGKACAMALAREGVDVTIIARTREVLENTCAEVRAATGVNATPVLGDITTAKGRADALAACPEPDILLNNADGPLPGDFRHWTREDWIAALDAMMLSPIEMMRLTVDGMMARGFGRIVNIVSRSVKNPQVELGLSNGARTGLVGFVAGLSRQTVARNVTINNLLPGIFDSDAQVRHIRGMLEPGGKSFDEIWHERAAANPAKRFGHPAEFGAYFAFLCSAHAGYITGQNLLIDGGSYPGTF, from the coding sequence ATGGACCTCGACATCCGCGGCCGGAAAGCTCTTCTGAGCGGCGCCAGCCGTGGTCTGGGTAAAGCGTGTGCGATGGCTCTCGCCAGAGAGGGCGTCGACGTTACGATTATCGCGCGAACCCGCGAAGTTTTGGAAAATACTTGCGCAGAAGTTCGCGCGGCGACCGGCGTCAATGCGACGCCTGTGTTGGGCGATATCACCACCGCGAAAGGCCGGGCTGATGCGCTTGCGGCCTGTCCGGAGCCGGATATTCTGCTCAACAATGCCGATGGTCCGCTTCCAGGCGATTTCCGGCACTGGACACGCGAGGACTGGATCGCTGCGCTCGATGCCATGATGCTGAGCCCGATCGAAATGATGCGGCTAACGGTCGACGGCATGATGGCGCGGGGTTTTGGCCGGATCGTCAACATTGTCTCGCGCAGCGTGAAAAATCCGCAAGTAGAACTTGGTCTGTCGAACGGCGCACGCACGGGCCTGGTCGGCTTTGTCGCCGGACTGTCACGGCAGACGGTGGCGCGAAACGTCACCATCAACAACCTGCTACCTGGCATTTTTGATAGCGATGCACAGGTCCGGCATATCAGGGGGATGCTTGAACCGGGCGGCAAGTCATTCGACGAAATCTGGCACGAACGTGCGGCCGCCAATCCGGCCAAGCGCTTTGGCCACCCGGCCGAGTTCGGGGCATATTTCGCGTTTCTTTGTTCTGCACATGCTGGTTACATCACCGGCCAAAATCTTCTAATCGACGGGGGAAGCTATCCAGGGACCTTCTAA